A genome region from Excalfactoria chinensis isolate bCotChi1 chromosome 26, bCotChi1.hap2, whole genome shotgun sequence includes the following:
- the PGPEP1 gene encoding pyroglutamyl-peptidase 1 isoform X1, with the protein MEKPRRAVVVTGFGPFGEHAVNASWIAVQELEKLGLRDGVDLHVYEVPVEYQTVQRLIPALWKKHSPQALSAASKAAQNASIPSLTWTWFAGGSQHWGWMSPSPSLRMLAGTCVTSLTTLPYTRAAGGRLLFMCLHWESRTAQSSWAGHCRPSLRKCSTFWSIPKPKSIVNTNIESRQELSWYCTS; encoded by the exons ATGGAGAAACCGCGGAGGGCGGTGGTGGTGACGG GGTTTGGTCCCTTTGGAGAGCACGCCGTCAACGCCAGTTGGATTGCAGTGCAG GAGCTGGAGAAGCTCGGGCTGCGAGATGGAGTGGACCTGCACGTCTATGAAGTCCCAGTGGAATATCAGACAGTGCAGAGACTCATCCCTGCACTGTGGAAAAAGCACAGCCCACAG GCTCTCAGTGCTGCGTCGAAGGCGGCCCAGAATGCATCGATTCCATCATTGACATGGACGTGGTTTGCAGGAGGGTCTCAGCACTGGGGCTGGATGTCACCGTCACCATCTCTAAGGATGCTGGCAG GTACCTGTGTGACTTCACTTACTACACTTCCTTATACCAGAGCTGCGGGAGGTCGGCTTTTGTTCATGTGCCTCCATTGGGAAAGCCGTACAGCGCAGAGCAGCTGGGCCGGGCACTGCAGGCCATCATTGAGGAAATGCTCGACGTTTTGGAGCATTCCGAAGCCAAAATCAATTGTCAACACGAACATTGaaagcaggcaggagctgtCCTGGTATTGCACTTCCTaa
- the PGPEP1 gene encoding pyroglutamyl-peptidase 1 isoform X2 has translation MEKPRRAVVVTGFGPFGEHAVNASWIAVQELEKLGLRDGVDLHVYEVPVEYQTVQRLIPALWKKHSPQLVVHVGVSGMATTVTLEKCGHNVGYKGLDNCRFCPGSQCCVEGGPECIDSIIDMDVVCRRVSALGLDVTVTISKDAGRYLCDFTYYTSLYQSCGRSAFVHVPPLGKPYSAEQLGRALQAIIEEMLDVLEHSEAKINCQHEH, from the exons ATGGAGAAACCGCGGAGGGCGGTGGTGGTGACGG GGTTTGGTCCCTTTGGAGAGCACGCCGTCAACGCCAGTTGGATTGCAGTGCAG GAGCTGGAGAAGCTCGGGCTGCGAGATGGAGTGGACCTGCACGTCTATGAAGTCCCAGTGGAATATCAGACAGTGCAGAGACTCATCCCTGCACTGTGGAAAAAGCACAGCCCACAG TTGGTGGTGCATGTAGGTGTGTCGGGTATGGCCACCACTGTCACTCTGGAGAAGTGTGGCCATAATGTGGGTTATAAAGGCTTAGACAACTGCCGTTTCTGCCCAGGCTCTCAGTGCTGCGTCGAAGGCGGCCCAGAATGCATCGATTCCATCATTGACATGGACGTGGTTTGCAGGAGGGTCTCAGCACTGGGGCTGGATGTCACCGTCACCATCTCTAAGGATGCTGGCAG GTACCTGTGTGACTTCACTTACTACACTTCCTTATACCAGAGCTGCGGGAGGTCGGCTTTTGTTCATGTGCCTCCATTGGGAAAGCCGTACAGCGCAGAGCAGCTGGGCCGGGCACTGCAGGCCATCATTGAGGAAATGCTCGACGTTTTGGAGCATTCCGAAGCCAAAATCAATTGTCAACACGAACATTGa